The DNA sequence TTGCTAAGCGTCTTCTGCTCCTCATCGCTTAGCTCAAGCCTGCCTAAATGGAGTAACACGGTATTACGGGGACCCTTCTCGGTGTTGCGAGACTCAATCAACTGGTAATAGGTGTGACTATTACCGGTACGCGAGCTGTGAGTGATCTTCTTTCTTATAAACATGAATCCCAGAAAATCCAGGCGCTGAAGCTGTCAATATATATATTTCTTGCAAAGCCCTGATTTTGGACACTAATTGGCTATCTTCCGAAACTCAAATACTATTTTTCAATGAGTTACGATTCCAAAATGACTAAAAACACATTTTTCATGCGAAACGTGGGCTAAATTGAGGCGTGAAGTTCAGGGGTTGGCAGTTAGAAAATTAAGGGTGTGAAGCTTGCGCGCCAGCTTCTTCCAGAATTACGGTTTTATGTGTTCAGACAGTCCCCCTGGAAACAGACCACCTTGTTTTTTCCGTTGTTCTTTCCTGAATAGAGCGCCAGATCGGCTTCGTTGATCAGATCAGCAGACTGAAGTGTCTCGCGATGATAGCTGAAACCGATAGTCACTGTGATGGATAGCTGGTGATCACGGCAGATGAATTGTTCGCTTTCCACCCGGCTTCGGATACGTTCCGCCACGATTTCCGCGCCTTCACAAGAAGTTTCTGAAAACACGAGCAGAAATTCTTCTCCGCCCCAACGCCCGGCTGTATCGGTTTCGCGGATTGAGCTTAAAAATATATCCGCCACGCGTTTGAGAACGATGTCTCCGCATTCGTGACCATAAGTGTCGTTGACGTGTTTGAAGTTGTCAATGTCCACGATTGCAATCGCCAAGCCGCGTTTGTAACGCGAGGCACGCTTTCCTTCCCGGAGGCAGATATCTTCCATGACCCTACGGTTATAAAGCCCGGTCAGGCTATCATGCCTTGCCAGTTTTGTCAGCTCGCGATTGAGCTCTTTCAGGTGGTTTTCGGCTTCGACTCGTCTGTCGATATCTACAAAAATGCCGATCACTCCGATGACTTTTCCTTCATCATCCGCGAGGGCGGAGACATGCAGATCAGCCCAAAAAACCCTTCCATCCTTGCGCAGATAGCGTCTCGCCTTCCTGATTCCACTATTATCGACGGATAAAAGTTGTCGATACATTTGCCGGCTTTTTTCAGTCTCATCCGGGAGAGTCAATTGCCCAACATTCATGGACATGGCTTCTTTTGCCGAGTATCCGGTGAATTCACACCAGGCGGGATTGACCAAAATGTAATTCGCGTCCAGATCCGTGATTCCGATTGCCACGACCGCGCTTTTGAAGACCGTGGAATAAATATGTTGGACGTTCAATTCTTTCATGTATCCTTCCTTTTGGTTCTTTGGAAAACTAACATTTGTTTCCGAGCCAATTTGATCTCCTCGAAGTTAAAAAAGAATCGGTGCAAACCATGTTCACGATCTGCACCGGTGATCTACAATCTATGCTACTGTGGGAGGAGGCGTGAAGACTCTCTGCCCCAGTTCGTTATCCAGCATGAAGACGCCCTGCATGTTGTCGCCGATCATTTTGAGCTTGCTGACGATTTTGTCCGCAGCGGCTTCTTCTTCCACCTGTTCGTCCACAAACCATTGCAAAATGCTTTTGGTGCCGTGGTCATTTTCCTTGATGGCGAGATCCATGAGGTTGTTGATGCTTTTGCTGACAAATTGCTCGTGTTCGAGCGCCATTTTGAACGCATTGAGGGGGTTGCCGAAATCGACGGCGGGTTGTTCGATCGCCGTCAGTTTCACTTTTGCGCCGCGGTCAAGCAAATAGTGGAAGAACTTCATCGCGTGGAAGCGCTCTTCCTTGCCCTGAGCGTCCATCCAATTGGCAAAGCCGTCCAGGTTTTCGTGCTTGAACCAGGCTTGCATCGATATGTATAGATACTCGGAATAGAGTTCGCGGTTGATTTGTTCGTTTATCGCTGTTTCGAGGGATTTGCTGATCATGATTTCTCCAGTTTGTTTTTTATTTGTTTTTCGAGGGTTTGGGTGATTTCCTTCAAGGTTTTTTCATCCGGAATATATTGGGTTTTGATCGGCGCCAGCATGTCGAATCCGCATTCTTTCGGGTCTCCCAACAGGTTTTGCAGAATGGGAATGCTCTGTCCGCCCCAACCGTATGAACCGAACGCGAGGCCGATCCTGTCCTTGGGTGAAAGACCTTTCAGGTAATAGAGAAAAGCCGCGACGGTGGGCAGGATGGAGCTATTCAGAGTGGGCGAGCCGACGCAGATGTATTTGGCATCGATGATATCGGTCATGATGTCTGAGATATGGCTGGTCTGCAAGTTTTGCATTTTCACGTGGATACCGAGATTTTCGAAAGCATCCGCGATTGCATAAGCTATCATCTGGGTGGATTTCCACATCGTATCATAGATCAGCAGCGCTTTATTGGCGTCGGCAACGTTGTATGCCCAACCCTTGTAAGCACTTAGGATGTCTGGGATGTGCTTTGTCCATACCAGTCCGTGGCTCGGACAGATCATCTCGATATCCATCGGCGCCGCGGCGGTCAACACATTCTGCACTTGCTTGGAATAGGGCAATACGATGTTTGCGTAATACTTTTTCGCCTCTTCCATGACGATGCCGAGTGGATAGTCCTTTTCGAGTCTTTCGGTGGAGGCGATGTGCTGTCCGAAGGCGTCGTTTGAGAAAAGAATCTTGTCCTGCGGACAATATGTAAATTGGTTATCGGGCCAGTGCACCATCGGGGTGGTGATGAAGTGCAGATCACGCTTGCCGATGTTGATGCAGTCCCCGGATTTGATCTCGGAAAAGTTCCAGTCCTGCTTGTAATGCATCTTCAAACCCTTGATGCCGTTGGAGTTGGTATATAGCTTGGCATTGGGGAGGATCTTCATCAGAGCGGGCAAGCCGCCGGAGTGATCCATCTCCACGTGGTTTTGGATGAGAATGTCTATCTGGGCGGGATCGATGAGGTCTTTGATGCGGGCGATCATCTCGTCAAAAAAATAGGCTTTGACATTGTCGATCAGGGTGATCTTTTCGTCTATGATCAGATAAGCATTGTAGGTGGAACCCCTTTGCGTGAGGTATCCGTGGAAGTTTCGCAGATCCCAATCGATCGCGCCAACCCACCAGATATTATCTTTCAGTTTAATGGCTTTCATGTGTTTCTCCGGTTCTCTATTACTGTTTCCTATGTAGATAGTGTAACATACAATGCGAATCGGTCAAGCGAAATGTTCATTTTTGACAGACCGGACAATAGAAGCTGCTGCGCCCACCCAGACGGATCACCCGAATATCATGTCCCAGCGGGCATGCTTTCTTTTGATAGACTTGCAGATAGTTTTGAAACTGTCCGCTTTTATCGTCGATGCGCCTAAAATCCGAGATCGAAGTTCCGTTTTTGGCAATGGCTTCGCGCAGCACGGCTTTGGTATCTTTGACAATGGCTTTCAGTTCTTTGTCGCTGAGCCCTCCTGAAGGACGATCGGGACGGACTTTTGCCCGAAAGAGGATTTCGCTGACATAGATGTTTCCAAGCCCGGCAATGATGCGTTGATCGAGGATGGCGTTTTTGATAGGCAACTTTTTGCCTTTGAGTTTGTCTTTCAGATAGAGATCGTCAAATTCGTCGTCAAGCGGTTCAGCGCCAAGCCTGGGCAGATAGTTTGCGATGTTGCTGCTGTTGCAGAGGATGATCTTGCCAAAAGTGCGCGGATCGATGAAATGCACGGATTCCTGCCCGGTAAGTACAAAGCAAGCGTGCTCGTGTTTATTGGGCGGAGTTTCGGCTTTTGTATGCACCAGCTTGCCCGTCATCCTCAAATGGATAATGAGGCTGTTTCCGCAATCCAGGGTGATAATCATGTATTTGCCGCGTCTTGCAAAGCTGATCGCCTTTGCTGGAAAGGCTGGTTCAAGCACTTCCGGGTCAAGGATCACGGTACCTTCGCGGAGACAGTCCAATGCCATTATCTTTTTCTTGTTGAGTGACTTGGCAAGCCCGTCCAAGACGGTTTGCACTTCCGGTAATTCTGGCATCGGTTTCCCTTTATTAGTCCAGTTTCATCAGGTATTTCTTATCGATGCCGCTCAGGGAAGTCTCTCCCAAAGACCGTCATAGATCCGCCAGCCCTCGTCTGTATTGACCAGCGTGATCGTGCGGAAGGCATTGGCGGGATTTCTC is a window from the Candidatus Cloacimonadaceae bacterium genome containing:
- a CDS encoding ferritin, translating into MISKSLETAINEQINRELYSEYLYISMQAWFKHENLDGFANWMDAQGKEERFHAMKFFHYLLDRGAKVKLTAIEQPAVDFGNPLNAFKMALEHEQFVSKSINNLMDLAIKENDHGTKSILQWFVDEQVEEEAAADKIVSKLKMIGDNMQGVFMLDNELGQRVFTPPPTVA
- a CDS encoding diguanylate cyclase, translated to MKELNVQHIYSTVFKSAVVAIGITDLDANYILVNPAWCEFTGYSAKEAMSMNVGQLTLPDETEKSRQMYRQLLSVDNSGIRKARRYLRKDGRVFWADLHVSALADDEGKVIGVIGIFVDIDRRVEAENHLKELNRELTKLARHDSLTGLYNRRVMEDICLREGKRASRYKRGLAIAIVDIDNFKHVNDTYGHECGDIVLKRVADIFLSSIRETDTAGRWGGEEFLLVFSETSCEGAEIVAERIRSRVESEQFICRDHQLSITVTIGFSYHRETLQSADLINEADLALYSGKNNGKNKVVCFQGDCLNT
- a CDS encoding FprA family A-type flavoprotein; amino-acid sequence: MKAIKLKDNIWWVGAIDWDLRNFHGYLTQRGSTYNAYLIIDEKITLIDNVKAYFFDEMIARIKDLIDPAQIDILIQNHVEMDHSGGLPALMKILPNAKLYTNSNGIKGLKMHYKQDWNFSEIKSGDCINIGKRDLHFITTPMVHWPDNQFTYCPQDKILFSNDAFGQHIASTERLEKDYPLGIVMEEAKKYYANIVLPYSKQVQNVLTAAAPMDIEMICPSHGLVWTKHIPDILSAYKGWAYNVADANKALLIYDTMWKSTQMIAYAIADAFENLGIHVKMQNLQTSHISDIMTDIIDAKYICVGSPTLNSSILPTVAAFLYYLKGLSPKDRIGLAFGSYGWGGQSIPILQNLLGDPKECGFDMLAPIKTQYIPDEKTLKEITQTLEKQIKNKLEKS
- the mutM gene encoding bifunctional DNA-formamidopyrimidine glycosylase/DNA-(apurinic or apyrimidinic site) lyase, whose translation is MPELPEVQTVLDGLAKSLNKKKIMALDCLREGTVILDPEVLEPAFPAKAISFARRGKYMIITLDCGNSLIIHLRMTGKLVHTKAETPPNKHEHACFVLTGQESVHFIDPRTFGKIILCNSSNIANYLPRLGAEPLDDEFDDLYLKDKLKGKKLPIKNAILDQRIIAGLGNIYVSEILFRAKVRPDRPSGGLSDKELKAIVKDTKAVLREAIAKNGTSISDFRRIDDKSGQFQNYLQVYQKKACPLGHDIRVIRLGGRSSFYCPVCQK